A genomic stretch from Setaria italica strain Yugu1 chromosome VII, Setaria_italica_v2.0, whole genome shotgun sequence includes:
- the LOC101775897 gene encoding LOW QUALITY PROTEIN: subtilisin-like protease SBT2.4 (The sequence of the model RefSeq protein was modified relative to this genomic sequence to represent the inferred CDS: inserted 1 base in 1 codon), producing MAASAVAAGEARARLADDQVEKPSIYLVSVHGEPLAAAFQRGVDRNATWCRAQKRRVVRFHDRLLRHAMDDGGGSYCCRKLYSFHHAVNGFAVHATASLAERLRAAPEVATVEEDVGTRLMTTYTPRLLGLPDGVWRHRDGGEGDDDGEGVVVGVVDSGIDPAHPSFAYVPRAPAYPPDDGDGADGRPPFAAGGACSVGPMFPPGACNGKIVTARYFAGGAAAVLPLDPSRDLSPFDAEGHGSHVASIAAGNRGVPVVVGGAMYGFASGMAPSARLAVYKAVYPAGGTMADLIAAIDQATGDKVDVLVLSIGPDERPSSKVTFLSMLDVALLSARKAGVFVAQAAGNRGPAESSVVSYSPWVTTVAASTTGRSYTSRLVLGDGRHVPGLGFSAPTLQYRLVAAKDAAAPDAASMERAEECQDPEALRWRAGVLRGSIVLCSFSQGFYNGTSTVTAILDVAEALGFAGFVLAASALYGDFLAQPLPLCVPGVMVPRVADAQVMWSYYAAHTVYAGAVTVFGATAAIAEGRVATFADTAPMVARYSSRGPDVADGDSTPADVLKPDILAPGDQVWAAWSALSVNQPILAGDHFAMISGTSMAAPHIXGVAALVKQRRPSWGPAAIASALSTTASRHDERKLPIMSEGFETGSLLPATPFDYGAGFVNPAGAQDPGLVIAPEPEDYVGFLCSLPELSPDEVQAATGLACRAPAQASPADLNVPSVTVSALRGSLSVRRRVTSVVSNTETYLCSTLPPAGVEVAVRPGWFEVAPGETRELVVELRATRASGAFSFGEIVLTGSLDHLVRLPLAVRPLATT from the exons ATGGCGGCATCAGCGGTGGCGGCAGGGGAGGCGAGAGCAAGGCTCGCCGATGACCAGGTCGAGAAGCCATCCATCTACCTCGTGTCGGTGCACGGCGAGCCCTTGGCCGCGGCGTTCCAACGAGGGGTTGATCGGAACGCGACGTGGTGCCGAGCACAGAAGAGGAGGGTGGTGCGGTTCCACGACCGCCTCCTCCGGCACGCcatggacgacggcggcggctcgtaCTGCTGCCGGAAGCTTTACAGCTTCCACCACGCCGTCAACGGGTTCGCCGTCCACGCGACCGCCTCCCTGGCGGAGAGGCTGCGGGCGGCTCCGGAGGTGGCGACGGTGGAGGAGGACGTGGGCACGAGGCTCATGACCACGTACACGCCGCGGCTCCTCGGCCTGCCCGACGGCGTGTGGCGGCACCGGGACGGCGGTGAAGGGGACGACGAcggggagggggtggtggtcGGGGTCGTCGACTCTGGCATCGACCCCGCACACCCCAGCTTCGCGTACGTGCCACGGGCACCGGCTTATCCGCCCGACGACGGCGATGGGGCGGACGGCCGGCCGCCGTTCGCCGCCGGGGGTGCTTGCAGCGTCGGGCCCATGTTCCCGCCTGGCGCGTGCAACGGCAAGATCGTCACGGCGAGGTACTTCGCCGGTGGCGCGGCAGCGGTGCTCCCGCTCGACCCCTCACGCGACTTGTCGCCGTTCGACGCCGAGGGACACGGCAG CCACGTTGCTTCAATAGCGGCGGGGAACCGAGGAGTGCCGGTGGTCGTCGGCGGTGCAATGTACGGCTTCGCCAGCGGCATGGCGCCAAGTGCAAG GTTAGCTGTGTACAAGGCCGTATACCCTGCTGGAGGAACAATGGCTGATCTTATCGCCGCCATAGATCAA GCAACCGGAGACAAGGTGGACGTGCTGGTACTGTCCATCGGACCAGATGAGCGTCCCAGCAGCAAAGTCACGTTCCTCAGCATGCTGGACGTCGCTCTGCTGTCCGCCAGGAAAGCCGGCGTGTTTGTCGCTCAGGCTGCCGGCAACCGAGGGCCGGCCGAGTCCTCCGTCGTCTCCTACAGCCCGTGGGTGACGACTGTCGCCGCTAGCACCACCGGCCGGAGCTACACGTCGAGGCTGGTCCTTGGCGACGGTCGCCATGTTCCGGGACTCGGCTTCTCAG CGCCGACGCTCCAGTACAGGCTCGTCGCGGCCAAGGACGCTGCGGCGCCGGACGCCGCCAGCATGGAACGCGCGGAGGAATGCCAGGACCCGGAGGCCCTGCGCTGGCGCGCCGGTGTTCTGCGAGGCAGCATCGTCCTCTGCTCCTTCTCGCAGGGGTTCTACAACGGCACGTCGACGGTGACCGCCATCCTCGACGTGGCGGAGGCTCTTGGATTCGCCGGCTTCGTCCTCGCCGCCAGCGCGCTGTACGGCGACTTCCTCGCGCAGCCGCTCCCTCTCTGTGTCCCTGGCGTTATGGTCCCCCGCGTCGCCGATGCTCAG GTGATGTGGTCGTACTACGCGGCGCACACGGTGTACGCGGGCGCCGTGACCGTGTTCGGCGCCACCGCGGCGATCGCGGAGGGAAGGGTGGCCACGTTCGCCGACACGGCTCCGATGGTGGCGCGGTACTCGTCACGGGGGCCGGACGTCGCCGACGGGGACTCGACGCCGGCGGACGTGCTCAAGCCGGACATCCTCGCGCCCGGCGACCAGGTATGGGCGGCCTGGAGCGCGCTCAGCGTCAACCAGCCAATACTCGCCGGCGACCATTTCGCGATGATCTCGGGCACCAGCATGGCAGCGCCGCACA GCGGCGTCGCGGCGCTCGTCAAGCAGCGGCGCCCGTCGTGGGGGCCGGCGGCGATCGCCTCCGCGCTCTCCACCACCGCGTCGAGGCACGACGAGCGCAAGCTCCCGATCATGTCGGAGGGCTTCGAAACCGGCTCGCTGCTCCCCGCGACGCCGTTCGACTACGGCGCAGGGTTCGTGAACCCCGCCGGCGCGCAGGACCCCGGGCTGGTCATCGCGCCGGAGCCCGAGGACTACGTCGGCTTCCTCTGCTCCTTGCCGGAGCTCAGCCCCGACGAGGTCCAGGCAGCCACCGGCTTGGCGTGCCGGGCCCCGGCGCAGGCTTCTCCGGCAGACCTCAACGTGCCGTCCGTCACCGTGTCCGCGTTGCGGGGATCCCTGTCCGTACGGCGCAGGGTGACGAGCGTGGTGAGCAACACGGAGACGTACCTCTGCTCCACGCTGCCACCGGCCGGCGTGGAGGTCGCCGTCCGGCCAGGGTGGTTCGAGGTGGCACCCGGGGAAACGCGGGAGCTGGTGGTCGAGCTCCGTGCGACCAGGGCGTCTGGGGCGTTCAGCTTCGGTGAGATCGTTCTCACCGGGAGCTTGGACCACTTGGTGAGGCTGCCGCTGGCCGTGCGGCCCCTCGCGACGACATGA